A window from Candidatus Arthromitus sp. SFB-rat-Yit encodes these proteins:
- a CDS encoding flagellar protein FlgN has product MNKEINGIILNQIKLFDTLQKHLEEQKEFIKNNKLFELDGVSVKINNVCKSVADEEVKLRKLLNKECIKDFVMRNKDDKELYESYILLVSLVEKLSLIKEDNKFLIKKSLSFTNKLLSSINKNTNQSNVYTRKLNY; this is encoded by the coding sequence TTGAACAAAGAAATTAATGGTATAATTCTTAATCAAATTAAGTTGTTTGATACTTTGCAAAAACATTTAGAAGAGCAAAAAGAATTTATAAAGAATAATAAATTGTTTGAACTTGATGGAGTATCTGTGAAAATTAATAATGTTTGTAAGAGCGTTGCGGATGAAGAGGTTAAGCTTAGAAAATTATTAAATAAAGAATGTATTAAAGATTTTGTTATGAGGAACAAAGATGATAAAGAATTATACGAAAGTTATATACTTCTCGTTTCTTTGGTTGAAAAGCTGAGTTTAATTAAGGAAGATAATAAATTTCTTATCAAAAAATCGTTGAGCTTTACAAATAAACTATTATCCTCTATTAATAAAAATACAAATCAATCTAATGTTTACACAAGAAAGCTTAATTATTAA
- the flgK gene encoding flagellar hook-associated protein FlgK has translation MAGLFNTLNISKRGINVMQAGLNATSHNISNASRTDYTRQRIRVEASSPLTTVGSAGQIGTGAQVAMVERVRNTFLDYQIRNENSALADANVRQNVLSEIETLVNESGDKGLSKMFDKFFDSWQDLSKNPSDINTRNIVLQEASNMTTEINRIYSKLQESKVDVNDTIKNSVVEVNSILNEINELNQKIQEITVVGNQPNDLMDKRDALLDQLSSKMGITIENKKNNGINVNGKDIALGNLVSNKEGQNDLRLTYVEEIEVNGQGGFPKDVTITYYKNNDSSDPNNRATLVIENMNEKDFNDLQKNRIVLSNKEGNLVDKTGTEIKTPQITSTNFSSLTLSTGELGGLQKSHNELDSFINQLNQLTKSIVFSVNAVHSGKTDATADTLPFFVSSEGGDENSITAGNISINKTLLDDPMKLKVRKNDHMFDDGTQNSIDGQGDGDRALAIASLRDKLFNISDIGKTINSREDFFNPNKGGSELVNNGLDITNAKSGVKIESQYKNMVTTVGIRAQESAREADNFEDLVYNLEISRMSVSGVSLDEEMSSLITFQHAYNASARVISTVDKLLDVIINGLM, from the coding sequence TTGGCAGGTTTGTTTAATACTCTTAATATTTCTAAACGTGGTATAAATGTTATGCAGGCAGGTCTTAACGCAACTTCACATAATATTAGCAATGCATCACGAACAGATTATACAAGACAAAGAATAAGAGTTGAAGCGTCCTCACCATTAACAACTGTTGGAAGTGCTGGTCAAATTGGAACAGGTGCCCAAGTTGCAATGGTTGAGAGAGTTAGAAACACTTTTTTAGATTATCAAATTAGAAATGAAAATTCAGCTCTTGCAGATGCAAATGTTCGTCAAAATGTTTTATCTGAAATAGAAACACTTGTTAACGAAAGTGGTGATAAGGGACTTAGCAAAATGTTTGATAAATTTTTTGACAGTTGGCAGGATTTATCAAAAAATCCATCTGATATTAATACAAGGAATATTGTTTTGCAAGAGGCGTCTAACATGACAACGGAGATAAACCGTATTTATTCAAAACTTCAAGAATCAAAGGTCGATGTAAACGATACTATTAAAAATTCGGTTGTTGAGGTTAATTCAATTCTTAATGAAATTAATGAGCTTAATCAAAAGATACAAGAAATTACTGTAGTTGGAAATCAACCAAATGATTTAATGGATAAGAGAGATGCTCTTCTTGATCAGCTTAGCAGCAAAATGGGAATAACGATTGAAAATAAAAAAAATAACGGGATCAATGTTAATGGAAAAGATATAGCACTTGGAAATTTAGTGAGCAACAAAGAAGGTCAAAACGATTTAAGATTAACATATGTAGAAGAAATTGAGGTAAATGGACAGGGAGGATTTCCTAAAGATGTAACAATAACTTATTATAAAAATAACGATTCAAGCGATCCCAATAACAGAGCTACACTTGTAATAGAGAACATGAATGAGAAAGATTTTAATGATCTTCAAAAGAATAGAATTGTTTTATCAAATAAAGAAGGAAATCTTGTTGATAAAACAGGAACTGAAATTAAAACTCCACAAATTACTTCAACTAATTTCTCATCGCTTACTCTAAGCACTGGAGAGCTTGGTGGCCTCCAAAAATCCCATAACGAACTCGATTCTTTTATAAATCAATTAAATCAATTGACAAAGTCTATTGTTTTTTCTGTAAATGCTGTTCATAGTGGTAAGACAGATGCAACTGCAGATACTTTGCCATTTTTTGTAAGTTCAGAAGGCGGAGATGAAAATTCTATAACTGCGGGGAACATTTCTATAAACAAAACTCTTTTAGATGATCCTATGAAGTTAAAAGTAAGAAAGAATGATCATATGTTTGACGATGGTACACAAAATTCAATAGATGGACAAGGTGATGGAGATAGAGCTTTAGCTATTGCATCTTTAAGAGATAAGTTGTTTAATATTTCTGATATTGGAAAAACTATTAATAGCAGAGAAGATTTTTTTAATCCGAATAAAGGTGGAAGTGAGCTTGTAAATAACGGACTTGATATTACTAATGCGAAAAGTGGGGTAAAGATTGAATCGCAATATAAAAATATGGTGACTACTGTTGGCATAAGAGCACAGGAATCAGCTAGAGAAGCAGATAATTTTGAGGATCTTGTTTATAATCTTGAAATTTCTAGAATGAGTGTTTCTGGAGTTTCACTCGATGAAGAAATGAGTAGCCTTATAACTTTTCAACATGCATACAATGCAAGTGCAAGAGTTATCTCAACGGTAGATAAGTTATTGGATGTTATTATAAACGGATTGATGTAA
- the flgL gene encoding flagellar hook-associated protein FlgL → MRITNGMTNRNFNYNLHKNLTRMNKIDNQLNTGKEINKISDDPAKAAKIMRLKTDIAKNAQYNKNIVDATNHLDVTDKALEQANDGLQKMRELLVSAGNATYGSDERAALKEEISQLVNKMGDVLNTTFDGKYVFGGERIDQKPLNISKDPVSGNIKLEYNGKNGQAITQVELDQIRQPIEMEVSPGVKIDYGVNVTEMIEFKDKDGNDVNLMESFEKILENLDNTDENAYKELITKNLEQIDDALQNVSRIRGQIGSKQNRMEDALERNEEEKFNIKEILSSIEDIDFAEKTIDYVTAMTMYTASLQASSKIMQPSLIDYLR, encoded by the coding sequence ATGAGGATTACAAATGGTATGACTAATCGGAATTTCAATTATAACCTTCATAAGAATCTTACAAGAATGAACAAAATAGATAATCAGTTGAATACAGGTAAGGAAATTAATAAAATTTCAGACGATCCTGCTAAAGCAGCAAAAATTATGCGACTTAAAACTGATATAGCAAAGAATGCACAATACAATAAAAATATTGTTGATGCAACTAATCACCTTGATGTTACGGATAAAGCTTTGGAACAAGCAAATGATGGACTTCAAAAGATGAGAGAACTTTTGGTTAGTGCAGGTAATGCAACTTATGGATCAGATGAAAGAGCAGCATTAAAAGAAGAAATATCTCAACTTGTAAATAAAATGGGAGATGTTTTGAATACAACTTTTGATGGTAAATATGTATTTGGTGGTGAGAGGATTGATCAAAAGCCGTTAAATATATCAAAAGATCCAGTAAGTGGGAATATTAAGCTTGAGTATAATGGAAAAAATGGGCAAGCAATAACTCAAGTTGAATTAGATCAAATTAGACAGCCAATTGAGATGGAAGTTTCTCCTGGAGTAAAAATTGATTATGGAGTTAATGTAACTGAAATGATTGAGTTTAAGGATAAGGATGGGAACGATGTTAATCTCATGGAGAGTTTTGAGAAAATTTTGGAAAACTTAGATAATACTGATGAGAATGCCTATAAAGAGCTTATAACAAAAAATTTGGAACAAATTGATGATGCACTTCAAAATGTTTCAAGAATAAGAGGTCAAATTGGTTCAAAACAAAATCGAATGGAAGATGCACTCGAGAGAAATGAAGAAGAAAAATTTAATATAAAAGAAATTTTATCGAGTATTGAAGATATAGACTTTGCAGAAAAAACAATTGATTATGTAACAGCTATGACGATGTATACAGCTTCACTTCAAGCAAGTTCAAAGATAATGCAACCGTCATTGATCGACTATTTAAGATAA
- the fliW gene encoding flagellar assembly protein FliW: MGEQMVLKNGSVVFEKGLPGFDGLKNFELVALEQVGFFNLSSSEQENISLLLIDPYIYFPNYEIEIDDSTTERLNIKDASDVLVLSVVTLNDDVEKITLNLRAPIIVNLTTGKCEQVILDREDYLVRQSLVVKRG; encoded by the coding sequence ATGGGAGAGCAAATGGTTTTAAAAAATGGTAGTGTAGTATTTGAAAAAGGGTTACCTGGATTTGATGGGCTTAAAAATTTTGAATTAGTAGCATTGGAGCAGGTTGGATTTTTTAATTTAAGTTCTTCTGAACAGGAAAATATTTCTCTTCTATTAATTGATCCATATATTTATTTTCCTAATTATGAAATAGAAATTGATGATAGTACAACAGAAAGATTAAATATAAAAGATGCAAGCGATGTGTTAGTTTTAAGTGTAGTAACATTAAATGATGATGTAGAGAAAATAACTTTGAATTTAAGAGCTCCTATAATTGTCAACCTTACTACAGGAAAATGTGAACAAGTAATATTAGATAGAGAAGATTATTTAGTTAGACAATCATTAGTAGTCAAAAGAGGGTGA
- the csrA gene encoding carbon storage regulator CsrA, producing the protein MLVISRKKEESLFIGDDIEIKIVKIEDNCVKLAIEAPRELKILRKELIQDISSQNKKSISSNMIDVISKIDNLK; encoded by the coding sequence GTGTTAGTTATTTCACGAAAAAAAGAGGAAAGCTTATTCATTGGAGATGATATTGAGATAAAGATCGTAAAGATTGAAGATAATTGTGTAAAACTTGCAATAGAAGCTCCAAGAGAATTAAAGATTTTAAGAAAAGAGCTTATACAAGATATTAGTTCCCAAAATAAGAAATCTATTTCTTCTAATATGATTGACGTTATTTCTAAGATTGATAATTTAAAATAG
- the fliS gene encoding flagellar export chaperone FliS, which translates to MLNARDTYKNSSINNVSKEKLLIMLVEGGVKFCKIAKLAFKTNNLKEIHTNLIKAQDIFYELMITLDTEKGGVWAENLKSIYAFIIDRLSKCNIEKNEAILDEVFPVVQEVNDMWQEVYKKVSSSK; encoded by the coding sequence ATGTTAAACGCAAGGGATACTTACAAAAACAGTAGTATTAACAACGTATCGAAGGAAAAGCTCTTGATTATGTTAGTTGAAGGTGGAGTCAAGTTTTGTAAGATTGCAAAACTTGCCTTTAAAACTAATAATTTAAAAGAGATTCATACAAACTTGATTAAAGCTCAAGATATTTTTTATGAGCTTATGATAACCCTAGATACTGAAAAGGGTGGAGTTTGGGCAGAAAACTTAAAAAGTATATACGCTTTTATAATAGATAGGCTTTCTAAGTGTAATATTGAGAAGAACGAAGCAATACTTGATGAAGTTTTTCCTGTTGTCCAAGAAGTAAATGATATGTGGCAAGAGGTTTATAAGAAGGTTTCTAGCTCGAAATAA
- the fliD gene encoding flagellar filament capping protein FliD has protein sequence MSSIQMTGMASGLDTKAIVESMLQTEKSKIDRINQNKQILEWRQELYREIITEVRDFSKKYFDPLNKETYIMGSGSLSGIKADSTVSKTVANIIAGGTAEPGNYELKMTQMAKPAKVTGSNVINQSTVKGDLKIPVIIGADNNTIKIDGHQIKLDSKSFDSKESLAKAINVKIQENDSTKDKYEVSVNKDGQLEVKSNFVVDDKNDSLKIDVGGKEYTIKLDKGSYSQDKLVNQIKSKLKKVISSDEYKELKVEVDESGQVKVNDKNLDSLKFETPKVSIVGQDSTKTSADNILQYESKFIKGQNSDLVISVRGKDPTVIDLSDIDTSKSKEEILNEISKKVNENTNKTNVSSSVVNGKLVFKTDLKEQIVISGSAANSIGIGNSLDITLDVKTEKMVNVLNFDNPDDKKVEFTINGETFKYDFGSKEDKDGYKGGQDLTIKQVFSDISSRAKVNISYNTISRSFNIESKETGKEVVLSGGDTSGKFIESLFGTNKLDAKGESAIVEFMDGDGNSNTFEFSSNSFTLAGITFDIKTLPTEPIKVSVIEDTDKTVELMKGFVEDFNKIMDDLNTKTRERKNSKFKPLTEAQKEAMSEKEIELWEAKAKQGILGNESELESFMYELRNAIFTPVDGVNLSMREIGLDTSNDYKQGGKIIFDEEKFRKALASDPQSISELFTKTSDSGNENYNPDLTADERKAKNADQGIFRRINDVVNDYTRTTRNKSGKKGTFIEIAGIEGDTTFLSNTISKKIKEYDEKIDKLNDLITTRENRYYAQFTRLETALSKLQSQSSMFMQ, from the coding sequence ATGTCATCGATTCAAATGACTGGTATGGCCTCTGGTTTGGATACAAAAGCTATTGTAGAAAGTATGCTTCAGACTGAAAAAAGTAAGATCGACCGAATAAATCAAAATAAACAAATACTAGAGTGGAGACAGGAACTCTATAGGGAAATAATAACAGAAGTTAGGGATTTTTCTAAGAAATATTTTGATCCACTTAATAAAGAAACTTATATAATGGGTTCTGGATCTCTTTCTGGAATAAAGGCTGATTCAACAGTCAGCAAAACAGTAGCAAATATTATAGCCGGTGGAACGGCTGAGCCAGGAAATTATGAATTAAAAATGACTCAAATGGCAAAACCTGCAAAAGTAACTGGTTCAAATGTAATAAACCAATCTACAGTAAAGGGAGATTTAAAAATACCAGTTATTATTGGAGCAGATAACAATACGATAAAAATTGATGGTCACCAAATAAAACTGGACTCAAAATCTTTTGATAGTAAAGAAAGTCTTGCTAAGGCGATAAATGTAAAAATTCAAGAAAACGATTCTACAAAAGATAAATATGAGGTTTCAGTTAACAAAGATGGACAACTTGAAGTAAAAAGTAATTTTGTAGTAGATGATAAAAATGATTCTTTAAAAATTGATGTTGGCGGAAAAGAGTATACAATTAAATTAGATAAAGGTTCATATAGTCAAGATAAACTTGTAAATCAAATAAAGTCTAAACTTAAAAAAGTAATATCAAGTGATGAATATAAGGAATTGAAGGTAGAAGTTGATGAGAGTGGACAAGTTAAAGTTAATGATAAGAATTTGGATTCATTAAAATTTGAAACTCCTAAAGTTTCTATTGTAGGTCAAGATTCAACCAAAACATCAGCAGATAATATTTTGCAATATGAATCAAAATTTATTAAAGGTCAGAACTCGGATTTAGTAATCAGTGTTAGAGGAAAAGATCCTACTGTAATTGATTTGTCAGATATTGATACATCGAAGAGCAAAGAGGAAATACTTAATGAGATTTCAAAAAAGGTTAATGAAAATACAAACAAAACAAATGTAAGTAGTAGTGTTGTTAATGGAAAACTTGTATTTAAAACAGATTTAAAAGAACAAATTGTTATAAGCGGTAGTGCTGCGAATTCAATTGGTATTGGGAATAGTTTGGATATAACTTTGGACGTTAAAACTGAGAAGATGGTAAACGTTTTAAATTTTGATAATCCAGACGATAAAAAGGTAGAGTTTACGATTAATGGAGAAACATTTAAATATGATTTTGGATCTAAAGAAGATAAAGATGGGTATAAAGGTGGACAAGATTTAACGATTAAACAAGTTTTTTCCGATATTTCATCGAGAGCGAAAGTTAATATTTCCTATAATACTATTTCAAGGAGCTTTAATATTGAGTCTAAAGAAACAGGGAAAGAAGTTGTTTTGAGCGGAGGAGATACATCAGGGAAATTTATTGAGTCTTTATTTGGAACTAATAAGTTAGATGCAAAAGGAGAAAGTGCTATTGTGGAATTCATGGATGGTGATGGTAATAGTAACACTTTTGAATTTTCATCAAATAGTTTTACACTTGCAGGAATTACTTTTGATATAAAAACATTACCGACAGAACCTATAAAAGTAAGCGTTATTGAAGATACGGACAAGACTGTTGAGTTAATGAAGGGGTTTGTTGAGGATTTCAATAAAATTATGGATGATCTCAACACAAAGACGAGAGAGAGAAAGAATTCCAAGTTTAAACCTTTAACTGAAGCACAAAAAGAGGCAATGAGTGAGAAGGAAATTGAGCTTTGGGAAGCTAAGGCGAAACAAGGAATACTTGGAAATGAGTCGGAGCTTGAGAGTTTTATGTATGAACTTAGAAATGCTATTTTTACACCAGTTGATGGGGTAAATTTAAGCATGCGTGAAATTGGACTCGATACATCAAATGATTATAAACAAGGGGGAAAAATCATTTTTGATGAAGAAAAGTTCAGAAAGGCTTTAGCAAGTGATCCGCAAAGCATATCAGAATTGTTTACAAAAACTTCTGATAGTGGAAATGAAAATTATAATCCTGATTTGACAGCTGACGAGAGGAAGGCGAAGAACGCAGACCAAGGAATTTTCAGGAGAATAAATGATGTTGTGAATGATTATACGAGAACTACAAGAAATAAGAGTGGTAAAAAGGGAACCTTCATTGAAATTGCAGGTATAGAAGGTGATACCACATTTTTAAGTAACACAATATCAAAAAAGATTAAAGAATATGATGAGAAAATTGATAAACTTAATGATTTGATAACTACTAGAGAAAATAGATATTATGCACAATTTACACGATTAGAAACTGCGTTAAGCAAGTTGCAATCTCAGTCATCGATGTTCATGCAGTAA
- a CDS encoding flagellar hook-basal body complex protein, which translates to MIRGMYAGISGMKAQQNKLDVIGNNLANVSTTGFKGSRVVFKDMMYQNSSNAVGASNNLGGSNAKQVGLGASVGSIDRVMGQGMMQPTGRPLDLAMDGDGFFMVSKGPVAHKDDDITITNGQLDAGGREIMYTRDGSLSLDADGYLVTSSGERVLGYTMTDGMDDDGTVNYVDADDPDLEAADGLKTLRIPDKVKFPGTNGQADEYKKVISYSIGKDGVITGVVEGGQMTVIGQLATASFKNQEGLEAVGNNMYLNSANSGTPLISTGLGDPDPIENGSIMQGMLEMSNVDIAEQFTDLIVTSRAFQASSKIISASDEILQEVVNLKR; encoded by the coding sequence ATGATTAGAGGTATGTATGCAGGTATCAGTGGAATGAAGGCTCAACAGAACAAGCTTGATGTTATTGGTAACAACTTGGCGAACGTTTCAACGACAGGTTTTAAAGGTTCTAGGGTTGTATTTAAAGATATGATGTATCAAAATTCATCTAATGCAGTTGGGGCGTCAAATAACCTTGGTGGAAGTAATGCGAAACAAGTTGGACTTGGTGCGAGTGTTGGAAGTATTGATAGAGTTATGGGACAAGGTATGATGCAGCCAACAGGAAGACCACTTGATTTGGCAATGGACGGAGATGGATTTTTTATGGTTTCTAAAGGTCCAGTGGCTCACAAAGATGACGATATAACAATTACTAATGGTCAACTTGATGCTGGAGGGCGTGAAATAATGTATACAAGAGATGGATCTTTATCCCTTGATGCTGATGGGTATCTTGTTACATCGAGCGGTGAGAGAGTTCTTGGTTATACTATGACCGATGGAATGGATGATGATGGAACGGTTAATTATGTTGATGCTGATGATCCAGACTTGGAAGCGGCAGATGGTTTAAAAACTCTTAGAATACCTGATAAGGTTAAGTTTCCAGGTACAAATGGACAAGCGGATGAATACAAAAAAGTTATATCATATTCTATTGGTAAGGATGGGGTAATAACTGGAGTTGTTGAAGGTGGTCAGATGACTGTTATTGGACAACTTGCTACAGCGAGTTTCAAGAACCAAGAAGGACTTGAGGCTGTTGGAAATAATATGTATTTAAACTCTGCAAACTCTGGAACTCCATTAATATCAACAGGACTTGGAGATCCTGACCCTATAGAGAATGGTAGTATAATGCAAGGTATGCTTGAGATGTCAAATGTTGATATTGCTGAGCAGTTTACTGATCTTATAGTTACTAGTAGAGCGTTTCAGGCTTCGTCAAAAATTATATCTGCGAGTGATGAAATTCTTCAAGAGGTTGTTAACTTAAAAAGGTAG
- a CDS encoding flagellin — MIINHNMNAMNAHRNMGSTTSAQGKSMEKLSSGLRINRAGDDAAGLAISEKMRSQIRGLNQASRNAQDGISMIQTAEGALSETHAIGQRMRELAVQSANGTYTDEDRELINQEFNQLKSEIDRIANDTEFNGSKVINGNLSSKEIVAGTVAKSTTGTGITTGMANVVDTDLEFGDEAHLLGEGSFTFNVAVDDQGVITIDLYDKSSFNDNKEYVMETLVIDDVGSDIGQTGKSVGATIGGVDFVLNLENLEKTKQINFTIENTAQQKDSGSGVELQVGANKDQMIGLSMENMGSRELGLGGVSVSTAEDSKDAIGRLDKAVSRISAQRADLGAAQNRLEHTIASTDNTAENLQAAESRIRDVDMAKEMMNLTKLNVLQQASQSMLAQANQAPQQVLSILR; from the coding sequence ATGATAATTAATCACAATATGAATGCAATGAATGCACATAGGAATATGGGGAGTACGACATCTGCGCAAGGAAAGTCAATGGAAAAGTTAAGTTCAGGACTTAGAATAAATAGAGCTGGTGATGATGCTGCAGGTCTTGCAATATCTGAGAAGATGAGATCACAAATCAGAGGATTGAATCAAGCTTCAAGAAACGCTCAAGATGGTATTTCAATGATTCAAACAGCTGAGGGAGCATTGTCAGAGACTCATGCTATAGGACAGAGAATGAGAGAGCTTGCAGTTCAATCTGCGAACGGAACTTATACAGATGAAGATAGAGAACTTATAAATCAAGAGTTCAATCAATTAAAATCTGAGATTGATAGAATAGCAAACGACACAGAATTTAATGGTAGTAAAGTTATAAATGGTAACCTTTCAAGTAAAGAAATAGTTGCAGGTACTGTTGCGAAATCAACAACAGGTACAGGAATAACTACAGGAATGGCAAATGTTGTAGATACTGATTTAGAATTTGGAGATGAAGCGCATCTTCTTGGTGAAGGTAGCTTTACATTTAATGTTGCTGTTGATGATCAGGGAGTAATTACGATTGATCTTTATGATAAATCTAGCTTTAATGATAATAAGGAATATGTAATGGAAACATTAGTTATTGATGATGTAGGATCTGATATTGGTCAGACAGGTAAAAGCGTTGGTGCTACTATAGGTGGAGTAGATTTTGTATTGAATCTTGAAAATTTAGAAAAAACTAAGCAAATTAATTTTACTATAGAAAATACAGCACAACAAAAAGATTCAGGATCTGGAGTTGAATTGCAAGTAGGTGCAAACAAAGACCAAATGATAGGATTGAGCATGGAGAATATGGGTTCAAGAGAATTAGGACTAGGTGGAGTTAGTGTTTCTACTGCTGAAGATTCAAAAGATGCAATCGGCAGATTGGATAAAGCGGTTTCTAGAATTTCTGCACAAAGAGCTGACCTTGGAGCTGCTCAAAACAGACTTGAGCACACAATCGCGTCAACTGATAATACTGCGGAAAACTTACAAGCTGCTGAGTCTAGAATAAGAGACGTTGATATGGCAAAAGAAATGATGAACTTAACAAAGTTAAATGTTCTTCAACAAGCTTCCCAATCAATGCTTGCACAAGCAAACCAAGCACCACAACAAGTTCTTTCAATCTTAAGATAA
- a CDS encoding flagellin, whose protein sequence is MIINHNMNAMNAHRNMGSTTIAQGKAMEKLNSGLRINRAADDAAGLAISEKMRSQIRGLNQASRNAQDGISMIQTAEGALSETHAIAQRMRELAVQSANGTYTDEDRALIDQEFNQLRSEIDRIATDTDFSGSKVLNGEKSGEKIEFDTGVVKAGTGTLSGADAATVFLDTDLKNVNTLGEGTFHLKMSLDGDDVKLELTDESKFNDNKEYTIETVVLKDAANADTEQVVTLGGAQFKLAQLKTKIKDANVNNVELTLTNTVTEKNPGVELQIGANKDQMISISIGNMRSRELGLGGVNVASAEDAKDAIGRLDEAVSRVSAQRADLGASQNRLEHTIASTDNTAENLQAAESRIRDVDMAKEMMNLTKLNVLQQASQAMLAQANQAPQQVLSLLK, encoded by the coding sequence ATGATAATTAATCACAATATGAATGCGATGAATGCACATAGAAATATGGGAAGTACAACAATTGCTCAAGGTAAAGCAATGGAAAAATTAAATTCAGGACTTAGAATAAATAGAGCTGCAGATGATGCCGCAGGTCTTGCAATATCTGAGAAGATGAGATCACAAATCAGAGGTCTTAATCAGGCTTCAAGAAATGCTCAAGATGGTATTTCAATGATTCAAACAGCTGAGGGAGCATTATCAGAAACTCATGCAATCGCACAAAGAATGAGAGAACTTGCAGTTCAATCTGCAAACGGTACTTATACAGATGAAGATAGGGCTTTAATCGATCAAGAATTTAATCAATTAAGATCTGAAATCGATAGAATTGCGACAGATACAGATTTTAGCGGAAGTAAAGTACTTAATGGAGAAAAATCAGGAGAGAAAATAGAATTTGATACTGGGGTTGTTAAGGCAGGTACAGGAACTTTAAGTGGTGCAGATGCAGCAACTGTTTTTTTAGATACAGATTTAAAAAATGTTAATACTCTAGGAGAAGGTACGTTTCATTTAAAAATGTCACTTGATGGAGATGATGTAAAGTTAGAGTTAACAGATGAGTCTAAGTTTAATGATAATAAAGAGTATACTATAGAAACTGTAGTTCTTAAAGATGCTGCTAATGCTGATACTGAGCAAGTCGTAACATTAGGTGGGGCACAATTTAAATTAGCACAGTTAAAAACTAAAATTAAGGATGCAAATGTTAACAATGTTGAGCTTACATTAACTAATACTGTTACAGAAAAGAATCCAGGAGTTGAACTTCAAATTGGAGCAAATAAAGATCAAATGATAAGTATAAGTATTGGGAATATGAGAAGTCGTGAGCTTGGTCTTGGAGGAGTTAACGTTGCTTCAGCTGAAGATGCAAAAGATGCAATCGGAAGATTAGATGAGGCAGTTTCGAGAGTTTCTGCACAGAGAGCTGACCTTGGAGCTTCTCAAAATAGACTCGAACATACAATAGCTTCAACTGATAATACTGCGGAGAACTTGCAAGCAGCTGAGTCTAGAATAAGAGATGTTGATATGGCAAAAGAAATGATGAACTTAACAAAACTTAATGTTCTTCAACAAGCTTCACAGGCAATGCTTGCACAAGCAAACCAAGCACCACAACAAGTCCTTTCATTATTAAAATAA